In Halococcus hamelinensis 100A6, a single genomic region encodes these proteins:
- a CDS encoding class I SAM-dependent methyltransferase has protein sequence MSDEPRHKASVRKEFTEQADSYANSSLLTDSNKVKKLVEATNVSSNARVLEVATGPGHVARGFATISDTVVGIDLTEAPLRIAEQKKRESGIKNAHFMRGDAEILPFNNNTFDAVVSRLALHHLETPETALQEMKRVCHPDGVVAVDDIIVSEHTERGQYQNQFEQIRDPSHVRALPLSELIELLANCGLEITNVQTDTLVQNFDDWIDTAQTPNQKAAKAREMIKRDEREDLSGTRPFYQDGELGFVQQTAIAVSRPIS, from the coding sequence ATGAGTGATGAACCAAGGCACAAAGCTTCTGTGCGTAAGGAGTTCACTGAACAGGCTGATAGTTATGCGAACAGTTCGTTGCTCACAGATAGTAACAAAGTAAAGAAATTAGTTGAAGCAACCAATGTGTCTTCAAATGCACGGGTTCTTGAGGTTGCTACGGGACCTGGGCATGTTGCACGTGGCTTCGCCACAATCTCTGATACTGTAGTTGGTATCGACCTTACGGAGGCACCGCTCAGGATAGCGGAGCAGAAAAAGCGGGAAAGCGGTATCAAGAATGCTCACTTCATGCGAGGTGATGCGGAGATCCTTCCATTCAACAATAACACATTCGACGCTGTGGTCTCTCGATTAGCCCTCCACCACCTCGAAACACCCGAGACTGCACTCCAAGAGATGAAGCGAGTTTGCCACCCTGATGGGGTGGTAGCGGTCGATGACATCATTGTGAGTGAACACACAGAACGTGGGCAGTACCAAAATCAATTTGAACAAATTCGAGACCCGTCTCATGTGCGTGCGCTCCCTCTGAGCGAACTGATTGAGCTTCTCGCGAATTGTGGACTAGAGATTACCAACGTGCAGACAGATACGCTTGTACAAAATTTCGATGATTGGATCGATACCGCACAAACGCCGAATCAGAAGGCTGCCAAGGCTCGGGAAATGATCAAACGGGATGAACGCGAGGATCTAAGCGGGACTCGGCCGTTTTATCAAGATGGTGAATTGGGATTCGTTCAGCAGACAGCTATTGCTGTCAGCCGACCCATCAGCTAA
- a CDS encoding pyridoxal phosphate-dependent decarboxylase family protein codes for MFNKDFSVFLGTRIHSRTTDDVSKTISEHEQAPFCVVATAGTTTTGNIDPLPKIHEIAQAHDLWFHVGAAYGGALIFSEEHRERLDEVETADSITFNPQKWCYVAKTCAMALFADEQTLETEFRVGAPYMRNEDEIPNLGELSVQGTRHADVLKLWLTFQYLGRDGLSQLIDEGYRLTTMIHERIAGHESLELVSEPDMNILCFRAVPGRCQPKKLGRLNSRLQQTLLDDHSVFVSVPTYRGENWLRIVLLNPFTSETTVERLFEGIDEFLKEQGFGT; via the coding sequence ATGTTCAACAAGGATTTTAGCGTGTTCCTGGGTACGAGGATCCATAGTAGAACTACTGATGACGTATCCAAGACAATTTCGGAGCACGAGCAGGCTCCATTCTGTGTGGTCGCTACAGCAGGTACCACCACGACAGGGAACATTGATCCACTCCCCAAGATTCACGAGATCGCGCAAGCTCATGACCTCTGGTTCCATGTCGGCGCAGCATATGGCGGCGCGCTCATCTTCTCGGAAGAGCACCGAGAACGATTAGACGAGGTGGAAACTGCCGATTCGATTACGTTCAATCCACAGAAGTGGTGCTATGTGGCGAAAACCTGCGCGATGGCACTCTTTGCTGATGAGCAGACCCTTGAGACAGAATTCCGTGTTGGGGCCCCGTACATGCGAAACGAGGACGAGATCCCCAATCTCGGTGAGCTGAGCGTTCAGGGGACACGTCACGCTGACGTCCTCAAGCTCTGGCTTACCTTTCAATACCTCGGCCGCGACGGTCTCAGTCAACTTATCGACGAAGGGTATCGTCTCACTACAATGATTCATGAGCGGATTGCGGGTCATGAGTCACTCGAGCTCGTCAGCGAACCCGACATGAACATACTCTGCTTTCGTGCAGTGCCGGGAAGATGTCAGCCGAAAAAGTTGGGTAGACTCAACAGCCGACTTCAGCAAACCCTTCTCGATGACCACAGTGTGTTCGTGTCTGTTCCCACGTATCGAGGTGAAAACTGGCTCCGGATTGTATTGCTTAATCCGTTTACCAGCGAGACGACTGTCGAGCGGCTTTTCGAAGGGATCGACGAGTTCCTTAAAGAGCAGGGGTTCGGCACTTAA
- a CDS encoding cupin domain-containing protein, whose product MDVQFEQKTREENAGETVEDARTGGRITFLDRGVDEEGAYLSIEGVLPVDVSSGPARYHPRAAARAEVIAGRAIVELDGEERILLPGKSTAVTATTPHAIRNDGAAPLIVHTIFGHQVILRLQSRDSTILKLEDSIHLY is encoded by the coding sequence ATGGATGTCCAATTTGAGCAGAAAACAAGAGAGGAGAATGCAGGGGAAACTGTCGAAGACGCGAGAACCGGTGGCCGTATCACGTTCCTCGACCGCGGGGTCGATGAGGAGGGGGCCTATCTGTCAATAGAAGGTGTGCTACCAGTTGATGTCAGTAGCGGACCGGCCCGCTACCATCCGCGGGCGGCAGCACGCGCCGAAGTGATTGCTGGCCGTGCTATCGTCGAGCTGGACGGTGAGGAGCGGATTCTGTTGCCTGGTAAGTCGACCGCTGTTACGGCAACGACGCCACATGCTATCCGCAATGATGGAGCGGCTCCACTCATCGTTCACACGATCTTCGGCCACCAGGTGATTTTGAGGCTGCAATCAAGAGACTCAACAATTTTGAAGCTAGAGGATTCAATCCACTTGTATTAG
- a CDS encoding HAD family hydrolase yields the protein MSTSYDAVIFDSDGVIVESPSKQTFQRAVEQTFGNFNLSHPRRADLRAFVTQNVQAIKDLSDRYQVDLHELCQEAASQALREQKREFKEGLRSLYDDVVSLRSLDLSLGVVSDNQHSLVKYALEYSGLRDWFDTVYGLEFTPNGLHRAKPSPYYLNKALSDLDTTDALYVGDRARDVEAANNAGIDSVLLCRSGDSIKCGVAPTYVVSSLCAIPRLLE from the coding sequence ATGAGTACAAGCTACGACGCAGTGATATTCGATTCCGACGGCGTAATTGTCGAATCGCCAAGCAAACAAACGTTCCAGCGGGCTGTAGAGCAAACATTTGGCAACTTCAACCTCAGCCATCCAAGGCGAGCGGATTTACGCGCGTTCGTTACACAGAACGTTCAGGCCATCAAGGACCTCTCTGATCGCTACCAAGTTGACCTTCATGAGCTGTGTCAGGAAGCAGCTTCTCAAGCACTTCGTGAACAAAAACGCGAGTTCAAAGAAGGCCTCCGAAGCCTCTATGATGATGTCGTCTCCCTTCGCTCTCTTGACTTGTCATTAGGAGTCGTGAGCGACAATCAACATTCGCTAGTTAAGTATGCTCTCGAATATTCTGGCCTGCGTGATTGGTTTGATACTGTTTACGGGCTTGAATTCACCCCGAATGGACTCCACCGAGCGAAGCCTAGCCCTTACTACCTGAACAAGGCGCTCTCGGATTTAGACACGACTGATGCATTATATGTTGGAGATCGTGCGCGCGATGTCGAAGCAGCAAACAACGCAGGAATTGACTCAGTACTACTGTGCCGAAGTGGGGATTCGATAAAGTGCGGAGTCGCCCCTACGTATGTGGTGAGTAGTCTCTGTGCGATACCAAGACTACTGGAGTAA
- a CDS encoding aminopeptidase produces the protein MDPRTQEHAKILVEHSAEVKSGDNVMIMAPPVAEDLVVALYDQFGKHGANPATQLSSTPARRAFLRASDPKDLEVAEHKLAGFEKADIVINIMGSKNTHETNDVGSEKNAAYRTAMQPLQEEIMGKRWVFTQYPASGNAQEAEMSTEAYEDFVHHAVNKDWKAQKEFQSQLVEILDPASDLRVRSGDTSDIRMSIDGMQPVNCAGDNELPDGEVYTAPVLGSVEGEVLFDKPLITRGREIQDIHLRFENGEVVEHCAEKNEKLLTSILDTDDGARRLGEVGIGMNRDIDQFTYNMLFDEKMGDTVHMALGRAYEESVGPKREQNESAIHLDMIVDMAENSVIEVDGEVIQRNGRFVFEDGFTN, from the coding sequence ATGGATCCTCGTACCCAGGAACACGCTAAAATCCTTGTTGAACATTCAGCGGAAGTCAAATCCGGTGACAACGTTATGATTATGGCCCCACCTGTTGCCGAAGATCTCGTCGTTGCACTCTACGACCAGTTTGGAAAACATGGGGCGAATCCGGCGACTCAATTGAGCAGCACTCCTGCACGACGAGCATTCTTGCGCGCAAGTGACCCCAAGGATCTTGAAGTAGCCGAGCACAAGCTGGCTGGCTTTGAGAAGGCGGATATTGTCATCAATATCATGGGTTCGAAGAACACGCATGAAACAAATGACGTCGGCTCGGAGAAAAACGCCGCTTATAGAACGGCGATGCAGCCACTTCAAGAGGAGATAATGGGGAAGCGGTGGGTTTTTACCCAGTATCCTGCATCAGGGAATGCTCAAGAAGCCGAAATGAGTACAGAGGCATACGAGGATTTCGTCCATCATGCTGTCAACAAAGACTGGAAAGCCCAGAAGGAATTCCAAAGTCAACTCGTGGAAATTCTTGATCCCGCGAGCGACCTGCGGGTTCGAAGTGGCGATACATCCGATATACGAATGAGTATTGATGGGATGCAGCCAGTAAACTGTGCAGGCGACAACGAACTACCCGATGGGGAGGTATACACCGCACCAGTTCTGGGTTCGGTTGAGGGGGAGGTCCTATTCGACAAGCCACTCATTACCCGTGGACGGGAGATTCAAGATATCCATCTCCGATTCGAGAATGGTGAAGTCGTTGAACACTGTGCGGAGAAAAACGAGAAACTGCTCACGTCTATTTTAGACACGGACGATGGTGCACGGCGACTCGGCGAGGTGGGAATCGGCATGAATCGTGATATCGACCAATTTACGTACAATATGTTGTTCGACGAGAAGATGGGAGATACGGTTCACATGGCACTTGGACGAGCTTACGAAGAATCGGTCGGACCGAAGCGAGAACAAAATGAGAGTGCGATCCACCTGGATATGATCGTCGATATGGCAGAGAATTCCGTTATCGAAGTTGATGGCGAAGTAATTCAACGAAACGGCCGATTTGTCTTTGAGGATGGGTTCACGAATTAG
- a CDS encoding glycosyltransferase: MDRTNSPVSVIMPTIEWQSACTEVLDQLSKMDELLIVCDTTDDPIANREIPSSADLIVAGAPVGCSGKANAIAAGMEAASNDRIVWTDDDFVHPPRWLDELHADYNTHGPVSEVAFFVGQDALSILLEPVYAAGGSLIPLLEGQSWAGALMFNRSDVDIEHFIEELRQTVSDDGLLSEHLDFTVVRRVRQVEIGGTIRASLERHTRFTQLVWHHDRRNMLSLLVVSTLVAVFCVASPLLAAVCLTGIYAGIYAYLGVRRWTFLLAYPAALLQVPLFAYGLWRDTFVWGGRRYRWRGKFKVEVED; encoded by the coding sequence ATGGACAGGACTAATTCGCCAGTGAGTGTGATCATGCCCACGATCGAGTGGCAGTCCGCATGCACAGAAGTATTGGATCAGTTGAGCAAGATGGATGAATTGCTCATTGTTTGTGACACCACTGATGACCCGATCGCGAATCGGGAGATACCTTCTTCGGCCGACCTCATCGTAGCTGGTGCGCCAGTTGGGTGCTCTGGCAAAGCGAACGCTATTGCAGCGGGAATGGAAGCGGCTTCCAACGACCGAATTGTCTGGACGGACGACGATTTCGTTCATCCACCGAGATGGTTAGATGAGCTACATGCGGATTACAACACTCATGGACCTGTTTCGGAGGTAGCTTTCTTCGTTGGCCAAGATGCTCTTTCGATTCTCCTCGAACCAGTTTATGCAGCGGGCGGTTCTCTTATTCCACTTTTAGAAGGGCAATCGTGGGCAGGTGCACTGATGTTTAATCGCTCAGATGTCGATATAGAACACTTCATCGAAGAATTACGGCAGACTGTCAGTGACGATGGACTGCTTTCGGAACACCTTGACTTTACTGTGGTTCGAAGAGTACGGCAGGTAGAGATCGGAGGAACGATCCGAGCGTCGCTTGAGCGTCACACGAGATTTACACAATTAGTCTGGCACCACGACCGACGAAATATGCTCAGTCTTCTCGTCGTCTCAACACTGGTGGCGGTTTTCTGCGTAGCAAGTCCACTATTGGCTGCGGTTTGCTTGACGGGGATTTATGCGGGCATCTATGCCTATCTCGGTGTAAGGCGGTGGACGTTCTTACTTGCGTATCCTGCAGCTCTCCTCCAAGTTCCGCTGTTCGCGTATGGCCTCTGGAGGGATACATTTGTTTGGGGAGGCCGACGGTACCGTTGGCGAGGCAAATTCAAGGTTGAGGTAGAAGATTAA
- a CDS encoding DUF368 domain-containing protein, with protein MAPSEDASSTLSTRVDSGVSFRESLRIFGVGLLMGSADAVPGISGGTVALIAGIYGRLIAAVNAITPSRVADLLRALIPFGSLGTEERPGSILNEFDAMFVVSLLAGIGTAVVLVGRVIEYAQAEAPVVLFGFFFGLIAASALILWRELSMGTAGRWLTALVGFTLAFVLSGGVQLLANSGIVIVFVAGAVAVSAMILPGISGSLLLIILGQYVRMYASLNDFLDGVTGLLTGGDFEAIVAPGREVVVFLIGGLVGLFTVARVIRRLLDSYREATLAFLVALVIGALRAPIAELSGNETVVWTPETIGVFVGLALVGGLLVLVLDWYAIDIDFDRL; from the coding sequence ATGGCTCCGTCCGAAGACGCCTCCTCGACGCTCTCGACTCGGGTGGACTCCGGGGTTTCGTTTCGGGAATCGCTCAGAATATTTGGTGTCGGTCTTCTTATGGGAAGCGCGGATGCTGTCCCCGGGATCTCTGGTGGGACGGTGGCGCTTATCGCAGGTATCTACGGCCGGCTCATCGCTGCTGTGAATGCGATAACGCCGAGTCGAGTGGCCGACTTGCTTCGCGCACTCATCCCATTTGGCTCGCTCGGAACCGAAGAACGGCCCGGCTCGATCCTCAACGAGTTCGATGCCATGTTCGTGGTGAGTCTACTCGCTGGCATCGGGACCGCCGTGGTGCTCGTCGGTCGAGTTATCGAGTACGCACAAGCCGAAGCGCCGGTCGTGCTCTTTGGGTTTTTCTTCGGATTGATCGCCGCCTCCGCGCTGATCCTGTGGCGAGAGCTTTCGATGGGGACGGCGGGCAGATGGCTCACTGCACTCGTTGGATTCACCCTCGCGTTCGTTCTCTCCGGTGGGGTTCAATTGCTTGCCAATAGCGGTATCGTGATCGTTTTCGTGGCAGGGGCGGTCGCAGTGAGCGCAATGATTCTTCCCGGTATTTCGGGCTCGCTCCTGTTGATCATTCTTGGACAGTACGTTCGTATGTACGCCTCGCTCAACGACTTCTTGGACGGTGTGACCGGCCTGCTCACTGGCGGTGATTTCGAGGCTATCGTAGCTCCCGGTCGTGAGGTGGTCGTGTTTCTGATTGGTGGGTTGGTTGGACTGTTCACCGTTGCTCGTGTGATTCGCCGATTGCTCGATAGCTATCGGGAAGCCACGCTGGCGTTTCTCGTTGCACTGGTGATCGGAGCACTTCGCGCACCGATCGCAGAACTCTCCGGCAACGAGACAGTAGTGTGGACACCCGAAACGATCGGTGTGTTCGTCGGGCTGGCGCTCGTTGGTGGTCTATTAGTGCTCGTCCTCGACTGGTATGCGATCGACATCGACTTCGATCGACTGTAG
- a CDS encoding DUF5518 domain-containing protein: protein MPDLNIRRRFDSLWKYGLIGGLVSISLTIMSSTWAGSTLDQPGTGILLGAMLAGYLAANASRRAASAGVLAGLVGGAPASVWAVGWLLGLPEGPIVVWSNPLPEILFLLLATAALIAFSVGVGAVGGIFGGWFSKKIHPRSERGVRS from the coding sequence ATGCCCGACCTGAATATCCGCCGCAGATTCGATAGTTTGTGGAAATATGGTCTTATCGGCGGGCTCGTCTCGATCTCGCTCACGATCATGTCCTCGACGTGGGCGGGCTCGACGCTCGACCAGCCGGGTACTGGAATCCTGCTCGGCGCGATGCTCGCGGGTTACCTCGCAGCGAACGCTTCGAGACGGGCCGCTAGCGCCGGTGTTCTCGCCGGTCTCGTCGGTGGAGCTCCCGCAAGCGTGTGGGCCGTCGGGTGGCTACTCGGGCTTCCCGAGGGACCGATCGTGGTATGGTCGAACCCGCTGCCGGAGATCCTGTTTCTCCTGTTGGCGACGGCCGCGTTGATTGCGTTCTCGGTGGGCGTCGGAGCAGTCGGCGGTATCTTCGGTGGGTGGTTCTCGAAGAAGATCCATCCCCGCTCCGAACGTGGGGTCAGGAGCTAA
- a CDS encoding transposase, whose translation MATITIIGEDTPIVLDIEPVRRESDWETGEARDTSQARLVDRLLEQAEQHVDIHKLLCDRGFDANGVRDVIDRHDMTYLIPERKYAAEIEDIEELERESVTDVGVMRNVPHGHEGCVHTGNIMYVPSTKEEGAHAVFTTNRDVPVEQVQGFVSQYKQQWEIENEYKTIKKHFLPTVGSMDYRIRFLYFVIGVVMYNVWRLTNLLFREAVDVHLGERPPIPAGEFIEILAFCIVPGD comes from the coding sequence ATGGCGACAATCACCATTATCGGAGAGGATACACCCATCGTCCTCGATATTGAACCAGTACGCCGGGAATCCGATTGGGAGACGGGAGAGGCAAGAGATACGTCACAGGCACGTCTCGTTGATCGGTTGTTGGAACAGGCTGAGCAGCACGTCGATATCCACAAGCTGCTCTGCGACCGCGGATTCGACGCGAATGGTGTCCGAGACGTCATCGACCGCCACGACATGACTTACCTCATCCCAGAACGAAAGTACGCGGCCGAAATTGAAGATATCGAGGAGTTGGAACGTGAATCTGTTACCGATGTGGGCGTCATGCGGAACGTGCCGCACGGGCACGAGGGCTGCGTCCATACTGGGAACATCATGTACGTGCCATCGACGAAGGAAGAGGGAGCTCACGCGGTGTTCACAACCAACCGCGATGTTCCAGTAGAACAGGTTCAAGGATTTGTCAGCCAGTACAAGCAGCAGTGGGAGATCGAGAACGAATACAAGACGATCAAGAAGCACTTCCTGCCGACGGTTGGGTCGATGGACTACCGAATACGGTTTCTGTACTTCGTGATCGGCGTTGTGATGTACAACGTGTGGCGGCTGACGAATCTCTTGTTTCGTGAGGCTGTAGACGTCCATCTCGGGGAACGACCGCCGATTCCGGCCGGCGAGTTCATCGAGATCCTTGCGTTCTGCATCGTGCCGGGCGATTGA
- a CDS encoding transposase — MATSQSSSTIIDALSHQTEDLCQVHNHITQVIADLDVSQEMLSDGYSRPNKSDFTFESAILMYLYQHARGFDQSELHRRLAGTAYVYIRFDLPRPPTQQAISYIWRNRFSLADRRTIKATARAVREIAISHDIVSDDEPLLDPSDIDAAKIADDHIMSAVEAARDRGLDEFDSERASNATFDDLVFFERQGYLNIANRGTTTRSRGTSKRFGRISDREETPHGDTHLRTMKKTAAPPEQTTLDDYDDGLRPTDWERIRDEVLTSFHRGIETILEEVRVNGGIREPVIAAIDITPWPVFSSPYKDAEDVAQGDESVVVNGEERYPREEYPEMVHGLKERHEHGYEMATITIIEEDTPIVLGVEPVRRRSDWETGDTGDTSQARIVKRLLKQAEQHVDIHKVFCDRGFDANGVRDAIDRHNTTYLIPKRKYAAEIEDVEELERETVTGAGVVRNVPYRYEGRVHTGSIMYVPSTKEEGSYAVFTTNRDVPVEQVQGFVTQYAMRWEIENEYKTIKKHFLPTVGSMDYRIRFLYFVIGVVMYNVWRLTNLLFREAVDVHLGERSPIPAGEFIEILAFCIVPGD, encoded by the coding sequence GTGGCTACCTCACAGTCCAGTTCGACGATAATCGATGCCCTCTCTCACCAGACAGAGGATCTCTGCCAGGTTCATAACCATATTACGCAGGTGATTGCCGATCTCGACGTTTCACAAGAGATGCTCTCGGATGGATACTCTCGTCCAAATAAGTCCGATTTCACTTTCGAGTCAGCCATCCTGATGTACCTATACCAGCACGCTCGTGGATTCGACCAGAGTGAACTGCATCGTCGGTTGGCAGGTACTGCGTACGTCTACATCCGTTTCGACCTGCCTCGACCACCCACACAGCAGGCCATTAGCTACATCTGGCGTAACCGATTCTCGCTTGCCGATCGCCGTACGATCAAGGCTACCGCACGGGCGGTACGAGAAATCGCCATCAGCCACGATATTGTCTCCGATGATGAACCACTCCTCGATCCCAGCGATATCGACGCCGCCAAGATTGCTGACGATCACATCATGAGTGCGGTCGAAGCAGCACGCGACCGTGGACTCGACGAATTCGACAGTGAGCGGGCGAGCAACGCCACGTTCGATGACTTAGTGTTTTTCGAGCGGCAGGGGTATCTGAACATAGCCAACCGGGGCACGACAACCCGATCAAGGGGGACAAGCAAACGGTTCGGGCGCATTAGCGACCGGGAGGAGACACCTCACGGCGACACTCACCTCCGTACGATGAAGAAGACTGCCGCTCCACCCGAACAGACCACGCTCGACGACTACGATGACGGTCTGCGGCCGACAGACTGGGAACGAATCCGTGACGAGGTGCTTACCTCCTTTCATCGGGGAATCGAGACGATCCTCGAAGAGGTCAGGGTGAACGGTGGCATCCGCGAGCCGGTCATCGCTGCCATCGATATCACACCATGGCCGGTTTTCTCCTCACCCTACAAGGACGCCGAAGACGTGGCACAGGGCGACGAATCAGTGGTTGTGAACGGCGAGGAACGATACCCGCGAGAGGAGTACCCGGAGATGGTACACGGGCTGAAAGAGCGCCATGAGCACGGGTACGAGATGGCGACAATCACCATCATCGAGGAGGATACACCGATCGTCCTTGGCGTTGAGCCGGTACGTCGAAGATCTGATTGGGAGACGGGAGATACAGGCGATACGTCACAGGCACGTATCGTCAAGCGATTACTGAAACAGGCCGAGCAGCACGTCGATATCCACAAGGTGTTCTGCGACCGCGGATTCGATGCGAACGGTGTCCGAGACGCAATTGACCGCCACAACACGACCTACCTCATCCCGAAACGCAAGTACGCGGCCGAAATTGAGGACGTCGAGGAGTTGGAACGAGAGACTGTAACCGGTGCAGGCGTCGTGCGCAACGTACCGTATAGGTACGAGGGTCGAGTTCACACGGGGAGCATCATGTACGTGCCATCGACGAAAGAAGAGGGTTCCTACGCGGTGTTCACGACCAACCGCGATGTTCCAGTAGAACAAGTTCAGGGATTCGTCACCCAGTACGCGATGCGGTGGGAGATCGAAAACGAATACAAGACGATCAAGAAGCATTTCCTCCCAACAGTTGGGTCGATGGATTACCGAATACGGTTTCTGTACTTCGTGATTGGCGTTGTGATGTACAACGTGTGGCGGTTGACGAATCTCCTATTTCGTGAAGCTGTAGACGTGCATCTTGGGGAGCGATCACCGATTCCGGCTGGTGAGTTCATTGAGATCCTCGCGTTCTGCATCGTGCCGGGTGACTGA
- a CDS encoding SHOCT domain-containing protein — translation MTVSKEKAKELSAGVWAVSFAFFFFGFFLLNELAASGVAFSILFFSVFIISPALAVYAYLRVTDADEDDVWHSLIDSGKSNDNGGPVSDDQLEITMVDTGRDDDPDPDSLDTLRERYATGELTDEQFEHKVDQLLQTNSPEHAAEWRDRRRETLKE, via the coding sequence ATGACTGTATCGAAAGAAAAAGCGAAAGAACTCTCAGCAGGAGTATGGGCAGTCTCTTTCGCCTTTTTCTTTTTCGGCTTTTTTCTTTTAAATGAATTAGCTGCTTCTGGAGTAGCTTTCTCTATCCTATTTTTCAGTGTCTTCATTATTTCTCCTGCTCTGGCGGTTTACGCTTATCTCCGTGTCACTGACGCCGACGAGGACGACGTTTGGCACTCACTCATTGATTCTGGCAAATCTAATGATAATGGCGGGCCAGTAAGTGACGATCAACTCGAAATCACTATGGTTGACACGGGAAGAGACGACGACCCTGATCCAGATAGCCTTGACACTCTTCGAGAACGCTACGCGACCGGCGAACTCACCGACGAGCAGTTTGAGCATAAGGTGGACCAACTTCTTCAGACAAATTCTCCAGAGCATGCGGCTGAGTGGCGTGACCGTCGGCGTGAAACTCTGAAAGAGTAG
- a CDS encoding NAD(P)-dependent alcohol dehydrogenase: MATTTTDNVGVSQTSKRKAAASNSDENGMNAVTYSKYGGSDVLEVKTIDKPVIEDDEVLVRVHAAGVDRGVWHLMMGQPYPIRLVGFGLRAPKNPVLGMDVAGVVEAVGKNVTRFQSGDEVFGIGTGSYADYARAHEDKLALKPANLTFKQAAVVAISGLTSLQGLRDHGRVEPGQQVLIIGASGGVGTFAVQIAKAFDAHVTGVCSTAKMDMVQSIGADQVIDYTREDFAERKQHYDLILDIGGNSSLARLRGALVPDGTLVIVGGETGGRWLGGVDRQLRALVLSRFVSQKLDTFVSSENHEDLIVLKDLIESEKVTPVIDRTYPLAEVSEAIRYLEDGRAKGKVVIA; encoded by the coding sequence ATGGCAACCACAACCACTGATAACGTCGGTGTCAGTCAGACATCGAAAAGGAAGGCGGCTGCATCGAATTCGGACGAGAATGGGATGAACGCGGTCACGTATTCGAAATATGGAGGTTCCGACGTTCTCGAAGTCAAAACGATCGACAAGCCAGTGATCGAGGATGATGAGGTGCTGGTACGCGTTCACGCGGCTGGCGTGGATCGGGGTGTCTGGCATCTCATGATGGGCCAGCCGTACCCGATACGTCTCGTAGGCTTCGGGCTCCGCGCGCCCAAGAACCCTGTCCTAGGCATGGATGTGGCAGGGGTCGTGGAGGCGGTCGGCAAGAATGTGACCAGGTTCCAGTCTGGCGATGAAGTGTTCGGGATCGGTACGGGCTCGTACGCCGACTACGCACGCGCACATGAAGACAAACTCGCGCTCAAGCCAGCGAATCTTACCTTCAAGCAAGCGGCGGTGGTCGCCATCTCCGGCTTGACTTCCCTGCAAGGCCTGCGCGACCACGGACGGGTCGAACCGGGCCAGCAGGTGTTAATCATCGGCGCGTCGGGCGGCGTGGGCACCTTTGCCGTGCAGATCGCCAAGGCATTCGACGCGCACGTCACCGGCGTGTGCAGCACCGCGAAGATGGACATGGTCCAATCGATCGGCGCGGACCAGGTTATCGATTACACTCGCGAAGACTTCGCCGAGAGGAAACAGCACTATGACCTGATCCTCGACATCGGTGGGAACTCATCGTTGGCGCGTCTCCGAGGCGCCCTCGTTCCAGATGGAACCCTCGTCATCGTCGGCGGTGAAACGGGCGGGCGGTGGCTCGGAGGCGTCGATCGTCAGCTCCGGGCTCTCGTGCTATCCCGGTTCGTGAGCCAGAAGCTCGACACATTCGTCTCCTCGGAGAACCATGAGGACCTGATTGTCCTCAAGGATCTTATTGAATCCGAGAAGGTCACACCGGTCATCGACCGGACGTACCCGCTCGCCGAGGTTTCCGAAGCCATCCGGTATCTCGAAGACGGTCGTGCGAAAGGGAAAGTCGTGATCGCCTGA
- a CDS encoding winged helix-turn-helix transcriptional regulator produces the protein MVKSKFIKRTGAPEVLVEVAAGEKRFTDINSKTEISSATLSNRLKEGKVEGLWEEQLDEDPDGSARRVYVILPKGRELAETIQQLDIPELIEKQQELRTEYDQRIDEALSTEPSTV, from the coding sequence ATGGTAAAGAGTAAATTTATTAAACGTACTGGGGCACCGGAGGTGTTGGTCGAAGTAGCAGCAGGTGAAAAGCGGTTTACGGATATCAACTCGAAGACGGAGATCAGCTCGGCCACGTTGTCGAATCGACTAAAAGAGGGTAAAGTCGAGGGATTGTGGGAGGAGCAACTCGATGAAGATCCCGATGGATCTGCTCGACGGGTGTATGTTATTCTCCCAAAAGGGCGTGAGTTGGCTGAAACAATACAGCAACTAGATATCCCAGAACTCATCGAAAAACAACAAGAGTTACGGACAGAATACGATCAGCGAATCGATGAAGCACTATCTACAGAGCCGTCAACGGTCTAA